Proteins found in one Hypericibacter terrae genomic segment:
- a CDS encoding aromatic ring-hydroxylating oxygenase subunit alpha, producing MIPRDSAEPATMPASLQHFDRDPLRSRSMPGRYYYDPGIWEREKRAIFHRTWQYVGHRSMLPNPGSYIVREIAGQSVLLLKDREGQIRAFFNVCQHRAHRLLEGEGRLNAAVITCPYHAWAYDLAGMLRNARGSEKMADFDKTQFSLEPVRLDSFLGFLFVNLDGQAEPFAKVAGGLAAELASFSPQAADLKCVYRRDYPLQANWKNSVENFSECFHCPISHKTLVEGALDYPSYRVTTHEHHHSHRSRDKGPNQGYGTRTEQAAKQNEFGSWLLWPNWCIEVYPGGNLTVFHHVPVGPEQTIQKVEWYFPNDPPTREEQEVIDFVHGVRLEDIPICESVQQGQHSLGYRQGRFVVDAERSEISEHAVHDFQVKVLRALGDIG from the coding sequence ATGATCCCACGCGATAGCGCAGAGCCGGCGACGATGCCGGCCTCGCTGCAGCATTTCGACCGCGACCCGCTGCGCTCGCGCAGCATGCCGGGCCGCTACTACTATGACCCCGGCATCTGGGAGCGCGAGAAGCGGGCGATCTTCCACCGCACCTGGCAATATGTCGGCCACCGCTCGATGCTGCCCAACCCCGGCAGCTATATCGTGCGCGAGATCGCCGGCCAGAGCGTGCTGCTGCTCAAGGACCGCGAGGGCCAGATCCGGGCCTTCTTCAATGTCTGCCAGCATCGCGCCCATCGCCTGCTCGAAGGCGAGGGCCGGCTCAATGCCGCGGTCATCACCTGCCCCTATCATGCCTGGGCCTATGACCTCGCCGGCATGCTGCGCAATGCCCGCGGCAGCGAGAAGATGGCCGACTTCGACAAGACGCAATTCTCGCTGGAGCCGGTGCGGCTCGATTCCTTCCTGGGCTTCCTCTTCGTCAATCTCGACGGCCAGGCGGAGCCCTTCGCCAAGGTGGCGGGCGGGCTGGCGGCCGAGCTGGCCAGCTTCTCGCCCCAGGCCGCCGACCTCAAATGCGTCTATCGGCGCGACTATCCGCTGCAGGCCAATTGGAAGAACTCGGTCGAGAACTTCTCCGAATGCTTCCATTGCCCGATCTCGCACAAAACGCTGGTCGAGGGTGCGCTCGATTATCCCTCCTATCGCGTGACGACCCACGAGCATCACCACAGCCATCGCAGTCGCGACAAGGGTCCCAACCAGGGTTATGGCACCCGAACCGAGCAGGCGGCCAAGCAGAACGAGTTCGGCAGCTGGCTGCTCTGGCCCAACTGGTGCATCGAGGTCTATCCGGGCGGCAATCTGACGGTGTTCCATCACGTGCCCGTCGGTCCCGAGCAGACGATCCAGAAGGTCGAATGGTACTTCCCCAACGATCCGCCGACGCGCGAGGAGCAGGAAGTCATCGACTTCGTCCATGGCGTGCGGCTCGAGGACATCCCCATCTGCGAGAGCGTGCAGCAGGGCCAGCACAGCCTGGGATACCGCCAGGGCCGCTTCGTCGTCGACGCCGAACGCTCGGAGATCAGCGAGCATGCGGTGCACGACTTCCAAGTGAAGGTGCTGCGCGCGCTGGGGGATATCGGGTGA
- a CDS encoding SDR family NAD(P)-dependent oxidoreductase — translation MSRLKNKIAIITGGSRGIGRAIVARFLAEGATVVTAARSEPETSWPRTPQLQWLQADVSKAVDVEDLFATAERAGGVDILVNNAGLQLERTIEHTSEEEWDRVMAVNLKSVFLCSRAAIPAMRRRGGGSIVNIGSYDGFVADPNLAAYCASKGGVHALSRAVAVDHGRDGIRCNAICPGWIETDMLEAYYRSLPDPAAARARIAQIHPAGRTGRPEDIANLALWLASDEAAFVTGQLFTADGGLTAQAPQPR, via the coding sequence GTGTCACGCCTGAAAAACAAGATCGCGATCATCACCGGCGGGTCGCGGGGGATCGGGCGGGCGATCGTGGCGCGGTTTCTGGCGGAGGGCGCCACGGTCGTCACCGCCGCGCGCAGCGAGCCGGAGACGTCCTGGCCCAGGACCCCGCAACTGCAGTGGCTGCAGGCCGACGTCTCGAAGGCCGTGGACGTCGAAGACCTCTTCGCCACGGCCGAGCGCGCCGGCGGCGTCGATATCCTCGTCAACAATGCGGGCCTTCAGCTCGAGCGCACGATCGAGCACACCTCCGAGGAAGAATGGGACCGCGTCATGGCGGTCAATCTCAAATCGGTGTTCCTCTGCAGCCGCGCCGCGATCCCGGCGATGCGCCGGCGCGGCGGCGGGTCGATCGTCAATATCGGCTCCTATGACGGCTTCGTGGCCGATCCCAATCTCGCCGCCTATTGCGCCTCGAAAGGCGGCGTCCATGCGCTGAGCCGCGCGGTCGCGGTCGATCACGGGCGCGACGGGATCCGCTGCAACGCGATCTGCCCCGGCTGGATCGAGACCGACATGCTGGAGGCCTATTACCGGAGCCTGCCCGATCCCGCGGCGGCCCGGGCGCGCATCGCCCAGATCCACCCCGCCGGCCGCACCGGCCGGCCGGAGGACATCGCCAACCTCGCGCTCTGGCTCGCCTCCGACGAGGCGGCTTTCGTCACCGGCCAGCTCTTCACCGCCGATGGCGGCCTCACCGCCCAGGCGCCGCAGCCGCGCTGA
- a CDS encoding acyltransferase, translating into MTGKLSVAPESPSDALAVAPSAWISPDARIFPSVRGTRIAIGADSRLFEFAVIRAVGGSGDVVIGERCMINPHCVLYSGSGIEIGDDVALAPGVQIVPANHAYHRRDIPIAQQGFLPSKGGVKIGDDVWIGANAVLLDGAVIGKGAVIAAGAVVSGKVPPYEIWGGVPAKKIGLRSEETRQDCAP; encoded by the coding sequence ATGACCGGCAAGCTTTCCGTCGCTCCGGAATCGCCATCCGATGCGCTGGCCGTCGCGCCGTCGGCCTGGATCAGTCCGGATGCACGCATCTTCCCCTCGGTACGGGGAACGCGGATCGCGATCGGTGCCGACTCCAGGCTGTTCGAATTCGCCGTGATCCGCGCGGTGGGCGGCAGCGGCGATGTCGTCATCGGCGAACGCTGCATGATCAATCCCCATTGCGTGCTCTATAGCGGCAGCGGCATCGAGATCGGCGACGATGTCGCGCTGGCGCCGGGCGTGCAGATCGTTCCGGCCAACCATGCCTATCATCGTCGCGACATTCCTATAGCTCAGCAGGGCTTCCTGCCCTCCAAGGGCGGAGTGAAGATCGGCGACGATGTCTGGATCGGTGCCAACGCCGTCCTGCTCGACGGCGCGGTGATCGGCAAGGGCGCCGTCATCGCCGCCGGCGCCGTGGTGAGCGGCAAGGTGCCGCCCTATGAGATCTGGGGTGGTGTCCCGGCGAAGAAGATCGGGCTTCGGAGCGAGGAGACGCGGCAGGACTGCGCGCCGTAA
- a CDS encoding FkbM family methyltransferase encodes MSTDPVERLIDALGAIGKDEELRVRFVQLLRQAEVRLARPGLDVRDEVTGPIVDALHQCLGPMHKRLASGVDFHFHYRSRIAREFVLAQDAQPDHVWEPQATRLLLQLGRAAHNVLIGGAKGGDQAVPLAREIRGFGVVHCFEPDPEQMTMLRHNAAVNGLDNLRFNRLGLWGKDQANLRLLREKGVTRLEPAAPGSEDAFASATIVTYAGAQRIDKLELIKLDIAGAELTTLISAERFLSQPKGKAPNLVFKVHRHHTDWSRGLDNTEICRYLSGFGYHLFAVRDYESNVPMSRQAIELIRPEETYLDGPPHGFNMLAVKDEAIMANPLFRFVSGVSPRLLKHSDPRLHQPLAGAA; translated from the coding sequence ATGAGCACGGATCCGGTTGAACGGCTGATCGACGCCTTGGGCGCGATCGGCAAAGACGAAGAGCTGCGCGTGCGTTTTGTCCAGCTGTTGCGGCAGGCCGAGGTGCGCCTGGCGCGGCCTGGGCTCGATGTGCGCGACGAGGTGACAGGGCCGATCGTCGACGCGCTCCATCAATGCCTCGGGCCGATGCATAAGCGGCTCGCTTCGGGCGTCGATTTCCACTTCCATTACCGCTCCCGCATCGCCCGCGAGTTCGTGCTGGCGCAGGACGCGCAACCCGACCATGTCTGGGAGCCGCAGGCGACGCGCCTGCTGCTGCAGCTGGGCCGCGCCGCGCACAATGTGCTGATCGGCGGCGCCAAGGGCGGCGACCAGGCCGTGCCGCTGGCGCGCGAGATCCGCGGCTTCGGCGTGGTCCATTGCTTCGAGCCCGATCCCGAGCAGATGACGATGTTGCGCCACAACGCGGCGGTCAACGGGCTCGACAATCTGCGCTTCAACCGCCTCGGCCTCTGGGGCAAGGATCAGGCCAATCTGCGCCTGCTGCGCGAGAAGGGCGTGACGCGGCTCGAGCCCGCCGCACCGGGCAGCGAGGACGCGTTCGCCTCGGCCACCATCGTCACCTATGCCGGCGCGCAGCGCATCGACAAGCTCGAGCTGATCAAGCTCGACATCGCCGGTGCCGAGCTCACCACCCTCATCAGCGCCGAGCGCTTCCTGTCCCAGCCCAAGGGCAAGGCGCCCAATCTCGTCTTCAAGGTGCACCGCCATCACACCGACTGGTCGCGCGGCCTCGACAATACCGAGATCTGCCGCTACCTCTCGGGCTTCGGCTATCACCTCTTCGCGGTGCGCGACTATGAGTCGAACGTGCCGATGAGCCGCCAGGCGATCGAGCTGATCCGCCCCGAGGAGACCTATCTCGACGGTCCCCCGCATGGCTTCAACATGCTGGCGGTGAAGGACGAGGCGATCATGGCCAACCCCCTGTTCCGCTTCGTCTCCGGCGTCAGCCCGCGGCTGCTGAAGCACAGCGACCCGAGGCTGCATCAACCGCTCGCGGGCGCGGCGTGA
- a CDS encoding O-linked N-acetylglucosamine transferase family protein: MAFGAQTSFENKGRGPIGRGTHAVPPAQRALSPAAIARLQDAVSKHQAGDLDGAAELYQAVLKERPNQPDALHLFGVIHHQRGDSQAGVRLIRKALKFDPGNVKALINLGAALTAVGSYDEAAQALEQAASKLPDSAEAHGNLAAVRENQGRSKEAAEHYRTAAERNPANVKYFKRWAEMAFAAEDWTGAVAAFGRYLAMVPQDSAARNDMGLAQQRADRSDEAIATLQQSLSELPDNAMVHANLANALAQSGHLATAERHFRRSAELAPDDWKMQVNLANFLWETARIEEANALAETIIAGRPDDAILIEKIATRMTSVRHYARAEELLLGALKGNPDVAALHNALGNVHALRFEYGTAVAHYTKATELDPNHLLAHLNLCMTLLKMHRFDEAAIRTYGLRMQPDYGKHESATLSRIIQILKIVADFDGIESLGDYWTPLERAALEHQTPALLTMMALAEDDGQVERMVRSVRRIGADLEAKVAWKADAAPHVTKPHDRIRIGLVSADFRNHSAARCILPLLQNYDRNRFDIRCYSVVSTTQDKIQQQIMALADGFIEIDAMDDPTASDRIRSDEMDVLFDLSGWTAHSRLPLFAYKPAPYQISWLGWPFTAGLASIGHFLVDRFNLPARDGLLVEKPLVVDGAWVCFEGSTQVPIGESPFKRNGHITFGTLNNTYKISPKQVALWARIMAAVPGSRFLLARAEARSLMFCRNLMVEFAKYGIGEDRLELIGQNPGVTHFEFYNHFDISLDTYPVVGGVTTMDSLLMGVPVVAMYGAAFHQRVGHSILNHCGLGEFSVPTPEAFVETACRLAADTDRLAEMRAELRAQVLASPLFDGPGFAKHFGAAMMRLVGAPN, from the coding sequence ATGGCTTTCGGCGCGCAAACGTCATTCGAGAACAAGGGACGAGGGCCCATTGGTCGAGGCACCCACGCCGTCCCTCCCGCCCAACGCGCGCTTTCGCCTGCGGCCATCGCCAGACTTCAGGACGCTGTCTCCAAACACCAGGCCGGCGATCTCGATGGCGCTGCAGAGCTCTATCAGGCGGTACTGAAGGAGCGGCCGAATCAACCGGACGCTCTTCACCTGTTCGGTGTGATCCATCATCAGCGCGGCGACAGCCAGGCTGGCGTCAGACTCATCCGCAAGGCCCTCAAGTTCGATCCCGGCAATGTCAAGGCGCTCATCAATCTCGGCGCGGCCTTGACCGCCGTGGGGAGCTACGATGAGGCCGCGCAGGCGCTGGAGCAAGCCGCCAGCAAGCTGCCCGACAGTGCCGAAGCCCATGGCAATCTGGCGGCGGTCCGCGAGAATCAAGGGCGTAGCAAGGAAGCCGCGGAGCATTATCGCACCGCTGCGGAACGCAATCCCGCCAATGTGAAATACTTCAAGCGATGGGCCGAGATGGCTTTCGCCGCCGAGGACTGGACCGGGGCCGTCGCCGCTTTCGGCCGCTATCTTGCGATGGTTCCGCAGGATTCCGCCGCCCGCAACGATATGGGGCTGGCGCAGCAGCGGGCCGACCGTTCCGATGAGGCAATCGCGACGCTGCAGCAATCCCTGTCGGAACTGCCCGACAATGCGATGGTGCATGCCAATCTCGCCAATGCTCTTGCGCAGTCAGGCCATCTGGCGACGGCGGAGCGCCATTTCCGGCGCTCGGCAGAGCTGGCGCCAGACGACTGGAAAATGCAGGTCAATCTGGCGAATTTTCTTTGGGAGACGGCTCGCATCGAGGAGGCCAACGCGCTCGCCGAGACGATCATCGCCGGCCGGCCCGACGATGCCATCCTGATCGAGAAGATCGCGACTCGGATGACGAGCGTCCGGCATTATGCGCGCGCCGAGGAACTGCTCCTGGGAGCCCTGAAGGGCAATCCAGACGTGGCGGCGCTCCACAATGCGCTCGGCAACGTCCACGCCCTGCGTTTCGAGTATGGTACCGCGGTCGCGCATTACACCAAGGCGACCGAGCTCGATCCCAATCACCTGCTCGCCCATCTCAATCTGTGCATGACGCTGTTGAAGATGCATCGGTTCGACGAGGCCGCCATCCGCACCTATGGCCTGCGGATGCAGCCCGACTATGGCAAGCATGAATCGGCGACCCTGAGCCGCATCATCCAGATACTGAAGATCGTCGCGGACTTCGACGGCATCGAGTCATTGGGCGACTATTGGACGCCGTTGGAAAGGGCGGCGCTGGAGCACCAGACGCCGGCCCTGCTGACCATGATGGCTCTGGCCGAAGATGACGGACAGGTCGAGCGGATGGTGCGGTCCGTCCGGCGGATCGGTGCCGACCTGGAGGCGAAAGTGGCCTGGAAGGCCGATGCCGCGCCACATGTCACGAAGCCGCATGATCGCATTAGGATCGGCCTCGTGTCGGCGGATTTCCGCAACCATTCCGCCGCGCGTTGCATTCTGCCCCTGTTGCAGAACTACGACCGCAATCGGTTCGATATCCGCTGTTACTCCGTCGTCTCGACGACGCAAGATAAGATACAACAGCAGATCATGGCGCTGGCGGACGGGTTCATCGAAATAGACGCGATGGACGATCCGACGGCGTCCGACCGGATCCGCTCGGATGAAATGGATGTGCTGTTCGACCTGTCGGGCTGGACCGCCCATTCGCGTCTGCCGCTCTTCGCCTACAAGCCGGCGCCTTATCAGATCTCCTGGCTTGGCTGGCCTTTCACCGCCGGCCTGGCTTCGATCGGGCATTTCCTGGTCGATCGCTTCAATTTGCCGGCGCGCGACGGGCTTCTGGTTGAAAAACCCTTGGTGGTCGATGGCGCCTGGGTCTGCTTCGAAGGTTCGACGCAGGTGCCCATCGGTGAGTCGCCCTTCAAGCGAAACGGCCATATAACCTTCGGAACGCTCAACAACACCTATAAGATCTCACCCAAGCAGGTGGCCCTTTGGGCGCGCATCATGGCCGCTGTGCCCGGCTCCCGTTTCCTACTGGCACGCGCCGAGGCGCGCTCGCTGATGTTCTGCCGGAATCTGATGGTCGAGTTCGCCAAGTACGGGATCGGGGAGGATCGGCTCGAGCTTATCGGCCAGAATCCCGGCGTAACCCATTTCGAGTTCTACAATCACTTCGACATCTCGCTCGACACCTATCCGGTGGTAGGTGGCGTCACGACCATGGACAGCCTCCTGATGGGCGTCCCGGTGGTGGCCATGTATGGTGCGGCCTTCCATCAGCGGGTCGGCCACAGCATCCTCAATCATTGCGGGCTCGGCGAGTTCAGCGTGCCGACGCCCGAAGCCTTCGTCGAGACCGCCTGCCGCCTCGCCGCCGACACCGATCGGCTGGCCGAGATGCGCGCCGAGCTGCGCGCGCAGGTCCTGGCCTCGCCCTTGTTCGACGGACCCGGCTTCGCCAAGCATTTTGGTGCGGCAATGATGCGGCTCGTCGGCGCTCCAAACTGA
- a CDS encoding flagellin N-terminal helical domain-containing protein, with translation MSMNVISNYAANVAHRNLMTSDAAATSSLAKLSSGSRVVSAKDDAAAMAIGARLNSTVNALKQASVNAGQGVSMLQIADGAMARVNDVLVRMKTLSVQAGSGQLSATERGMLDTEYQSLVSEVTRIAAATDFNGQQLVNGSLTTAGAAVSGGAFAVADGVSGFTAHGLSTSATDNYTLSYSTTGNTFTLDDGTNSYTGSIASSAINSSGGMATGAAVKLTAVGTSAAGDAVISLNTSFAAGTSVAAAATNGGIHFTGSSTTSFSYKVGAGTDATKDVITVSVDGINAANLALAGTDITTTSTADAASDLISAAIDTLNTARSKVGAYQNRLEFASANLASAIENSEAARSNLLDLDIAQEMTTFTSKQILTQAGVSMLAQANQMPQNLLKLFQ, from the coding sequence ATGTCTATGAACGTTATCTCGAACTACGCCGCGAACGTCGCTCATCGCAATTTGATGACGTCGGATGCGGCTGCGACCTCGTCTCTGGCCAAGCTGTCTTCGGGCAGCCGCGTTGTGTCGGCCAAGGACGATGCCGCCGCGATGGCGATCGGTGCGCGTTTGAACAGCACCGTCAATGCTCTGAAGCAGGCCAGCGTGAACGCCGGCCAGGGCGTGTCGATGCTGCAGATCGCAGACGGCGCCATGGCTCGCGTCAACGACGTTCTGGTGCGTATGAAGACCCTGTCGGTCCAGGCCGGTTCGGGTCAGCTCTCCGCGACGGAACGTGGCATGCTCGACACCGAGTACCAGTCTCTGGTGTCGGAAGTGACCCGTATTGCGGCGGCGACCGACTTCAACGGTCAGCAGCTTGTGAACGGCTCGCTCACGACGGCCGGTGCGGCTGTCAGCGGCGGCGCTTTTGCCGTTGCCGACGGTGTTTCCGGTTTCACCGCGCATGGATTGTCGACTTCCGCGACCGACAATTACACGCTGTCCTACAGCACGACGGGTAACACCTTCACGCTGGATGACGGCACCAACAGCTACACTGGTTCGATCGCCTCGAGCGCCATCAACAGCTCGGGTGGGATGGCCACCGGTGCGGCCGTGAAGCTGACGGCTGTCGGCACCTCCGCCGCCGGCGATGCGGTCATCTCGCTCAACACGTCCTTCGCGGCGGGTACGAGCGTGGCGGCTGCTGCGACCAATGGTGGTATCCACTTCACGGGCTCGAGCACGACCTCCTTCTCTTACAAGGTCGGCGCGGGCACGGATGCGACCAAGGACGTGATCACGGTGTCGGTCGACGGCATCAATGCCGCCAACCTCGCTCTGGCCGGCACGGACATCACGACCACCTCGACCGCCGACGCTGCATCGGACCTGATCAGCGCCGCCATCGACACGCTGAACACCGCGCGTTCGAAGGTCGGTGCCTATCAGAACCGTCTCGAGTTCGCTTCGGCCAACCTGGCCTCGGCGATCGAAAACTCGGAAGCGGCTCGTTCGAACCTGCTCGACCTGGATATCGCCCAGGAAATGACGACCTTCACGTCGAAGCAGATCCTGACTCAGGCCGGTGTGTCGATGTTGGCCCAGGCCAACCAGATGCCCCAGAACCTGCTGAAACTGTTCCAGTAA
- a CDS encoding flagellar protein FlaG, whose translation MEIRGISPLPAPAQSNDPSSLPSGGAASSEALTAQRQAVAERDLTDAVSTAPAMEMPKLPLTRAELSVDRAAQRYVARIVDRNNGKMVAEYPTEAQLKLYAISRELLGKLMKAEA comes from the coding sequence ATGGAAATCCGCGGAATCTCTCCCCTCCCGGCCCCGGCGCAAAGCAACGATCCGTCGTCCCTCCCGAGCGGGGGCGCGGCCAGTTCCGAGGCTCTCACCGCTCAGCGCCAGGCGGTTGCCGAGCGCGATCTGACCGATGCCGTCTCGACGGCGCCGGCGATGGAAATGCCCAAGCTGCCCCTGACCCGGGCGGAACTCAGCGTCGATCGCGCGGCCCAGCGTTACGTGGCGCGGATCGTCGACCGCAATAACGGCAAGATGGTCGCCGAATATCCGACCGAGGCCCAGCTCAAGCTCTATGCGATCTCGCGCGAGTTGCTGGGCAAGCTGATGAAGGCGGAGGCCTGA
- the fliD gene encoding flagellar filament capping protein FliD — MTTTSGINLSNVGVDSTTGKVTFSGLSSGLDYQSIINGIITAKTVPVDNLKTTITDNTKKITAYNDLKSLLQTLQDALSKLRGAVSVDGSTNVFQAKDVFASTTRADGQAPSSASNLVGVTVTNAATLGSHTIEVQRTATSHKLGTKAVSSTATALGLAGSFDMQVGSGPSKTFTISATDTLQDLRDRINAANTGSSATGVSASIVSVGTGQNYLVLTADQTGQTIHFSNETGGVLSGLGISNDGGTTLSNQLQAPQTALFYADGLLDSSKWDTKAFSGPTATLASGGVSAGSHSFEIRDASGAVIQTVSYSDTDSLQTLASNITAGGLGVTASVVQSDGGYKLQIVKTDGASIAFGGDTGNFLTATAPAKENLLIERSSNTISDLFNGVTLSLYGAEPGTTVKLDIDRDLSAVKTQIESFVTAYNAVRHFVNEQNQTDSSTGAKSADAGPLYGSRTLSSIAQALSSVIGNGTQGVSKAFSVIAQIGIDFVDNNTVTDPLDKDTLKLDETKLDSMLTANPEDVRRMFAFDFSSSDPRVSLLDFNGATAYSQTGYTLNLTDDGTNLTGADINGVAGSTTFSGNTITATNATGANGLKLFYSGTGDLSNVSINFTVGAATQMFFDLQSALDASSGSIQSEVDALTDQNTQTQTRVDSMLASIDYQKTLLTEKFTNMETQLAQMQSILDSIKQTTDAWSQKNN, encoded by the coding sequence ATGACGACCACGTCCGGAATCAATCTCAGCAATGTCGGTGTCGACAGCACCACCGGGAAGGTCACCTTCTCCGGGCTCTCTTCCGGACTCGACTACCAGTCGATCATCAACGGCATCATCACCGCCAAGACCGTTCCGGTCGACAATCTGAAGACCACGATCACCGACAACACGAAAAAGATCACCGCCTATAACGACCTGAAGTCGCTGCTGCAGACCCTCCAGGACGCGCTCTCGAAGCTGCGCGGCGCCGTGTCGGTCGACGGCTCGACCAACGTGTTCCAGGCGAAGGACGTGTTCGCCTCGACCACGCGCGCCGACGGCCAGGCTCCGTCGAGCGCCTCCAACCTGGTCGGCGTGACGGTCACCAACGCCGCCACCCTCGGCAGCCATACGATCGAGGTGCAGCGCACCGCCACCTCGCACAAGCTCGGCACCAAGGCGGTCAGCAGCACCGCAACGGCCCTTGGCCTCGCTGGCAGCTTCGATATGCAGGTCGGCAGCGGCCCCAGCAAGACGTTCACGATCTCCGCGACCGACACGCTGCAGGATCTGCGCGACCGGATCAACGCGGCCAACACCGGCTCCTCGGCGACGGGCGTTTCCGCCAGCATCGTCTCGGTCGGCACCGGCCAGAACTATCTGGTCCTGACCGCCGATCAGACCGGCCAGACCATCCATTTCAGCAACGAGACCGGCGGCGTGCTCTCCGGCCTCGGCATCTCGAACGACGGCGGCACGACGCTGTCGAACCAGCTGCAGGCGCCGCAGACCGCCCTGTTCTATGCCGACGGCCTGCTCGATTCCTCGAAATGGGACACCAAGGCGTTTTCCGGCCCGACCGCGACCCTGGCTTCGGGCGGCGTCTCGGCCGGCAGCCATAGCTTCGAGATCCGCGACGCCAGCGGCGCCGTGATCCAGACGGTGAGCTACAGCGACACCGACAGCCTGCAAACCCTGGCGAGCAACATCACCGCCGGCGGCCTGGGCGTGACGGCCAGCGTCGTCCAGTCGGACGGCGGCTACAAGTTGCAGATCGTCAAGACCGACGGTGCCTCGATCGCGTTCGGCGGCGACACCGGCAATTTCCTGACGGCGACCGCGCCGGCCAAGGAAAACCTGCTGATCGAACGCAGCAGCAACACCATCAGCGACCTCTTCAACGGCGTGACGCTGAGCCTCTACGGCGCCGAGCCCGGCACGACCGTCAAGCTCGATATCGATCGCGACCTGAGCGCGGTCAAGACGCAGATCGAATCCTTCGTCACTGCCTACAATGCCGTTCGCCATTTCGTGAACGAGCAGAATCAGACCGACAGCAGCACCGGCGCCAAGAGCGCCGACGCCGGCCCGCTCTACGGATCGCGCACCCTGTCCTCGATCGCGCAGGCGTTGAGCTCCGTGATCGGCAACGGTACCCAGGGCGTGAGCAAGGCGTTCTCCGTCATCGCGCAGATCGGCATCGATTTCGTCGACAACAACACCGTGACGGACCCGCTCGACAAGGACACGCTGAAGCTCGACGAGACCAAGCTCGATTCGATGCTGACCGCGAATCCCGAGGATGTCCGCCGGATGTTCGCCTTCGACTTCTCCTCGTCGGATCCGCGCGTCTCGCTGCTCGACTTCAACGGCGCGACGGCCTACAGCCAGACCGGCTACACGCTGAACCTGACCGACGACGGCACCAACCTCACCGGCGCCGACATCAACGGCGTCGCCGGCTCGACCACCTTCAGCGGTAACACCATCACGGCCACAAACGCCACCGGTGCCAACGGCCTGAAGCTGTTTTATTCGGGCACAGGCGACCTTTCGAACGTGTCGATCAACTTCACGGTCGGCGCAGCCACACAGATGTTCTTCGACCTGCAGTCGGCGCTCGATGCGAGCAGCGGCTCGATCCAGAGCGAGGTCGACGCGCTGACCGACCAGAATACGCAGACCCAGACACGGGTCGATTCCATGCTCGCCAGCATCGACTATCAGAAGACGCTGCTGACGGAGAAGTTCACCAACATGGAAACGCAGCTCGCCCAGATGCAGAGCATCCTGGACAGCATCAAGCAGACCACCGACGCCTGGTCGCAGAAGAACAACTAA
- the fliS gene encoding flagellar export chaperone FliS: MNGTTAYLARELSAASPAKRVAMLIDRAIGSLGEAVQAIERGDIQGRWNANQRATNIIETLWRTLDLEKGGEIAANLEKLYSFMLNRLTQVDLKNDPAPAREVATLLEPLRRSWHELVQREAQAAAAQRPNPSDNAGPDRRMTVSA; this comes from the coding sequence ATGAACGGCACGACGGCTTATCTCGCTCGTGAGCTTTCGGCGGCCTCGCCCGCCAAGCGGGTGGCCATGCTCATCGACCGCGCGATCGGCTCCCTCGGCGAAGCGGTCCAGGCCATCGAGCGCGGCGACATCCAGGGCCGCTGGAACGCCAATCAGCGCGCCACCAACATCATCGAGACCCTGTGGCGCACGCTCGACCTCGAAAAGGGCGGCGAGATCGCGGCCAACCTCGAGAAGCTCTACAGCTTCATGCTGAACCGCCTGACCCAGGTCGATCTCAAGAACGATCCCGCCCCCGCGCGCGAGGTGGCGACGCTGCTCGAGCCGCTCCGCCGCTCCTGGCACGAGCTGGTCCAGCGCGAGGCCCAGGCCGCCGCGGCCCAGCGCCCGAATCCGAGCGACAACGCCGGTCCCGACCGCCGCATGACGGTCTCGGCCTGA